One stretch of Prunus persica cultivar Lovell chromosome G1, Prunus_persica_NCBIv2, whole genome shotgun sequence DNA includes these proteins:
- the LOC18791076 gene encoding dihydrolipoyllysine-residue acetyltransferase component 4 of pyruvate dehydrogenase complex, chloroplastic, which translates to MASSPFLSKTTISFSSSISPSLPWRSSHSSPSFSTAFRTKPRRRTLTVQSKIREIFMPALSSTMTEGKIVSWVKSEGDVLSKGESVVVVESDKADMDVETFYDGILAAIVVGEGETAPVGAAIGLLAETEEEVAEAKAKAKSASSDSPASSSPAAEAVTPTPPPATSTPAPAIAQPSPPATYTPKKTVATPFAKKLAKQHKVDIASVVGSGPFGRITPADVEAAAGIAQPKKTVAAEPTPVSAAPPKPSAAPSASSAPLLPGSTVVPFTTMQAAVSKNMLESLSVPTFRVGYPISTDALDALYEKVKPKGVTMTALLAKAAALALAQHPVVNASCKDGKSFTYNSSINIAVAVAVNGGLITPVLQDADKLDLYLLSQKWKELVEKARAKQLQPHEYSSGTFTLSNLGMFGVDRFDAILPPGQGAIIAVGASKPTVVADADGFFSVKSKMLVNVTADHRIVYGADLAAFLKTFAKIVENPESLTL; encoded by the exons ATGGCGTCTTCTCCATTTCTATCTAAGACCACCatttccttctcctcctccatctCCCCCTCTCTTCCCTGGCGGTCCTCACACTCTTCCCCTTCCTTCTCCACCGCATTTCGCACTAAACCCCGTCGGAGAACCCTGACCGTCCAATCCAAGATCAGGGAGATCTTCATGCCTGCCCTCAGCTCCACCATGACCGAGGGAAAGATCGTCTCCTGGGTCAAATCCGAAGGCGACGTCCTCTCCAAAGGCGAGAGCGTCGTCGTCGTCGAGTCCGACAAGGCCGACATGGACGTCGAGACCTTCTACGACGGAATTCTCGCCGCCATCGTCGTCGGCGAGGGTGAGACCGCCCCTGTCGGAGCCGCCATCGGACTACTGGCCGAGACCGAAGAGGAAGTCGCCGAGGctaaagccaaagccaaatcCGCTTCATCAGATTCCCCCGCTTCTTCTTCCCCGGCTGCTGAAGCTGTTACGCCCACTCCTCCTCCTGCTACTTCCACTCCCGCTCCAGCTATCGCCCAGCCTTCTCCACCTGCTACTTACACTCCCAAAAAGACTGTGGCCACGCCTTTTGCCAAAAAGCTAGCCAAGCAACACAAGGTGGACATTGCCTCCGTGGTGGGCTCCGGCCCATTTGGCCGAATTACACCTGCTGATGTGGAGGCCGCCGCCGGAATTGCCCAGCCCAAGAAAACCGTCGCCGCCGAGCCCACTCCCGTGTCCGCTGCTCCACCCAAGCCTTCTGCTGCTCCTTCGGCTTCATCAGCGCCTCTGCTTCCTGGCTCAACCGTGGTGCCCTTCACAACGATGCAGGCCGCCGTTTCGAAGAACATGTTGGAGAGTCTCTCGGTGCCAACATTCCGCGTTGGTTATCCAATCAGCACCGACGCGCTCGATGCCCTCTACGAGAAG GTGAAGCCAAAGGGTGTGACCATGACTGCATTGTTGGCCAAGGCCGCTGCTCTGGCACTCGCTCAGCACCCGGTTGTAAATGCCAGCTGCAAAGACGGAAAGAGCTTCACGTATAATAGTAGCATAAACATCGCCGTTGCTGTGGCAGTCAATGGTGGCCTTATAACCCCTGTTCTTCAGGATGCCGATAAG TTGGATTTGTATTTGTTATCCCAGAAATGGAAAGAGCTAGTGGAGAAGGCCCGTGCGAAGCAACTTCAGCCCCATGAGTACAGTTCAG GAACTTTCACTTTGTCCAATTTGGGCATGTTTGGAGTGGACAGATTTGATGCTATTCTTCCTCCAGGACAG GGGGCTATCATTGCTGTTGGAGCTTCAAAGCCAACCGTTGTGGCCGATGCAGATGGGTTCTTCAGTGTAAAAAGTAAAATGCTG GTAAATGTAACAGCTGATCACCGGATTGTTTATGGTGCTGATTTGGCTGCCTTCCTCAAGACGTTTGCAAAGATTGTTGAGAACCCAGAGAGCCTCACGTTGTAG
- the LOC18789101 gene encoding ACD11 homolog protein has product MILGVKRSGSGAMDGMAMAESTSTPPLTSIVEAFEELGKFLQSQQQQQQQKLSLDTFCQASSLVSILFSCLGLAFKFAEMEYVSKVDDLVEASKTYDTLESIIDFDVANDMVKTPGSHSRNLRRVRQGLDLIRALFEQFLSTDDYSLREAASTAYAQVCAPYHSWTIRTAVAAGMYALPSRDQLLVNLEETHQSAEKKMKRYIRASRPVIEYIDKLYLSRSITLDW; this is encoded by the exons ATGATTTTAGGGGTGAAACGCAGCGGTAGCGGAGCCATGGATGGTATGGCAATGGCAGAGTCGACGTCCACGCCTCCTCTAACATCCATTGTTGAAGCCTTTGAGGAGTTGGGCAAGTTCCTCCAatcccaacaacaacaacaacaacagaagCTAAGTTTGGATACCTTCTGCCAGGCCTCTTCTCTCGTCTCCATCCTCTTCAGTTGCCTTGGCCTCGCTTTCAAGTTCGCCGAGATGGAGTACGTCTCCAAG GTTGATGATCTTGTGGAAGCATCAAAGACTTACGACACCTTAGAAAGTATAATTGATTTTGATGTTGCAAATGACATGGTAAAAACCCCGGGAAGCCACTCACGTAATTTGCGCCGAGTTAGGCAGGGCCTTGACCTCATCAGAGCTTTATTTGAACAATTTTTGTCAACCGA TGACTATTCTTTAAGGGAAGCAGCTTCTACAGCTTATGCCCAAGTTTGTGCGCCATACCACAGTTGGACAATCAGGACAGCAGTTGCCGCCGGCATGTATGCTCTTCCGTCAAGGGATCAACTTCTGGTGAATCTCGAAGAAACCC ACCAGTCagcagagaagaagatgaaaaggtACATCCGGGCCTCACGTCCGGTGATTGAGTACATCGACAAGCTATACCTTTCTAGGAGTATCACTTTGGACTGGTGA